One genomic segment of Arachis duranensis cultivar V14167 chromosome 4, aradu.V14167.gnm2.J7QH, whole genome shotgun sequence includes these proteins:
- the LOC107482491 gene encoding bifunctional riboflavin biosynthesis protein RIBA 1, chloroplastic, translating to MASSISSSINISSYSSAPPLFRPSASASQGVKLFNGLRRTNGHASDFVFLRLSSKFSSTHSAISRIEAVGGELHSNLFGSDAAKKVESVTRINRFSDEDDEFDLDTPTQGFASIPEAVQDIRNGKMVVVVDDEDRENEGDLIMAAELVTPEAMAFIVKHGTGIVCISMKEEDLERLDLPLMVNSKDNDEKLRTAFTVTVDAKHGTTTGVSARDRATTVLALSSRDSKPSDFNRPGHIFPLKYREGGVLKRAGHTEASVDLAMLAGLNPVAVLCEIVDEDGSMARLPKLRQFAERTNLKIVSIADLIRYRRKRDKLVERAGTAVIPTMWGPFNACCYRSLIDGVEHIAMVKGDVGDGQDVLVRVHSECLTGDIFGSARCDCGSQLAIAMQQIEAAGRGVLVYLRGHEGRGIGLGHKLRAYNLQDDGRDTVEANEELGLPVDSREYGIGAQILRDLGVRSMKLMTNNPAKYVGLKGYGLTISGRIPLVALITKENRRYLETKRVKMGHVYGLKSNSELNPERGNGKPGVDDSKGATSQ from the exons ATGgcttcttctatttcttcttctatcAATATCTCATCGTATTCCTCCGCACCACCTCTTTTCCGCCCAAGTGCTTCTGCATCCCAAGGCGTCAAATTGTTCAATGGATTGCGCCGTACAAATGGACATGCGTCCGATTTTGTGTTTCTCCGACTCTCCTCTAAATTCTCCTCTACTCACTCTGCTATCTCTAGAATTGAAGCTGTAGGAGGAGAACTGCATTCTAATTTGTTCGGCTCTGATGCTGCCAAAAAGGTTGAATCAGTTACGAGAATCAATCGGTTttctgatgaagatgatgaattTGATCTTGACACTCCCACACAAGGTTTTGCTTCCATCCCGGAGGCTGTTCAAGACATTCGCAACGGAAAG ATGGTAGTTGTTGTAGATGACGAAGATAGAGAAAATGAAGGAGATTTAATCATGGCAGCAGAGTTAGTAACACCTGAGGCCATGGCTTTTATTGttaagcatggaactggcatagTCTGCATTAGCATGAAAGAGGAAGATCTCGAGAGACTGGATCTTCCACTCATGGTAAACAGCAAGGACAATGATGAAAAACTGCGCACAGCGTTCACGGTGACCGTAGATGCTAAACATGGTACCACAACAGGGGTGTCAGCTCGTGATCGAGCAACAACAGTCTTGGCCCTTTCATCTAGAGATTCTAAACCAAGTGATTTCAATCGCCCAGGCCATATTTTTCCACTAAAATACAGGGAAGGTGGTGTGTTGAAGAGAGCAGGACACACAGAAGCTTCAGTTGATCTTGCCATGCTTGCTGGTTTGAATCCAGTAGCAGTTCTATGTGAAATTGTTGACGAGGATGGTTCCATGGCACGATTGCCTAAGCTTCGCCAGTTTGCAGAGCGCACAAATTTGAAAATTGTATCTATTGCTGACTTGATTAGATATAGGAGGAAGAGAGATAAACTAGTAGAACGTGCTGGTACAGCTGTTATACCAACAATGTGGGGACCATTTAATGCTTGCTGTTATAGATCACTTATAGATGGCGTGGAGCATATTGCAATGGTTAAGGGTGACGTTGGAGATGGACAAGATGTTCTTGTGAGAGTACACTCAGAGTGTCTTACGGGAGATATTTTTGGATCTGCAAGATGTGACTGTGGGAGCCAGCTTGCTATTGCAATGCAGCAGATTGAGGCTGCTGGTAGAGGTGTATTAGTCTATCTTCGTGGACATGAGGGAAGGGGGATTGGATTGGGTCATAAGCTTCGCGCTTATAACCTGCAGGATGATGGACGAGACACCGTAGAAGCCAATGAAGAGTTGGGATTGCCTGTTGACTCAAGAGAGTATGGAATTGGTGCACAGATACTGAGGGACTTGGGTGTTCGTTCAATGAAGCTGATGACAAACAATCCAGCAAAATATGTTGGGCTCAAAGGTTATGGTTTGACAATTTCTGGAAGGATTCCTTTGGTAGCACTTATTACAAAGGAAAACAGGAGATATTTGGAGACAAAGCGTGTGAAAATGGGTCATGTTTATGGACTTAAATCTAACAGCGAACTGAATCCAGAGAGGGGCAATGGTAAACCTGGTGTTGATGATTCTAAGGGTGCTACTAGCCAATAG